AGCATGTCCTGTGGcttctgccgttgctgctgctgctgctggtgacgATGCTGCCCGGGACCGCAGCAGGAGCGATGACACCTTCGGCCAGGATTGCCCGCTCCccggctgccgccgccgccagcagCCTCCTCATTGCCAGTGCCAAAGGCAGTGCACGTGAGCTGCTCTACGCCGATCTGGGTGCTCCCAATGGTGGCTCCACGGGTTCCGGCTCATCCTCGTCAGCcggaggtggcggtggcggtggcgctggcgcagggggagggggaggcggtGGAGCTGCTGGCATCGAGTGCCCCAGCTTCGACGACAGCTCTGCCTGCCCCTGCTACAAATTTGAAGATGGTAAGTGCGAATGGTCGACCGAACTAATTAAACGCATCAAGCCGGGACAGACCTCCAGGACAGTCCGAATCAGTCCGATTCAGTCCGTCGGTGGGTCGATGGGTCGGGGGGGATGGAAAAGTTAATTGCACCCCGAACGTGTGGACGAGCCCCATAACAAATCAGAGCTCCTTGGGGGCCCCCAAACCCAAGGAAAAGCAGCGCacagtctgtctgtctgtctgtctgtctgtctgcttgtCCGTGCGTCCCACTCGAACACATTTAATGTGTATTCCAGGCAggatttgtttgctttgacACCAGGCAGCATCATTTCATCAGccatcagcagcaagcagccagcagccagcaataaagctgctgttgcatgccgCATCCATCAACGAGGCTCCTGCCTCGTCGATCGATTGAGATAGTGCTGAGAATTGCCCTATTTAAGCGAAAGAGGAAGCCGGTGCAACAGCAGCCTTTGGTTCACTCAAACGAATGCTCATTCAGCTATTAATAGAGTCCGTCCCAGTGCCAAAAGGAGTATTGATTGATAGGCGAGGCAGGCAGTACATGTCATGGGGAGACAAGGTAGGACAAGGATAATAATATGCGTTACAAGGCACATAATGGGGAcaggagacggagacggagacggagaggactggactggactggactggacagAAGCCTTTGGGTCTTTGGGGAGAACCAATTGAATTGCGTTGTCAAATTTTTGTCGAATATGGAATTAACACTTGAACATGTTGTTGCTTCCTCGTTGCTCCTGCAGGACTCTTCCTGGAGTGCCCCGGAACGACGGCGCTGTCGTTGCGCTCGACCCTGGAGCGGATCTCGGCGCCGATCCACTCGCTGTCCATCTACGATTTCGATCGCTCCGTCACGTCGCTGTCGCAGGACGTCTTCCAGCCGGGCGTCCACATCCGGCACTTGCAgttctcccactcccacctGGAGGCCCTCAAGGACAACAGCCTGCGCAACGTGCGCTCCAGCCTCGAGTCGCTCAGCATTGTGAATGGCAAATTGACGCAGGTGAGTGTCGGCTAAGGATTTAATTTACCTTTGGGGACAGGGCCTGTAAGTGGCATTTCTACACCGATTCTACGTCGATACTACATCGATTCTACGTCTGTtttcattgcatactttcgggctGCGCCGAGaagagtgcgagtacgagagggacagagacagcagTACCCCTAAATTGCATTGCGCAGCGCTGCCAGACCGCAGAGCCGCCGCCACAGCGTTGCCAGGCCAAACTAATTAGTCCGCTCCAACGGCAACTGGCAGAGGGGTGGGGttgggagagggagtgggagtgggcaACATACGGCGCCAAATAATGTTAAACAAAGTTGGAAAGAcccgaaaaaagaaaaaaaagaaaatgcaaatggctTTCTAAGCcattaaattttgaaaaacaGCCGCCGCAACGGCAGGCCCATCCGCTTCGAATCAGACAGGCCATCCAGTGCTGTGCTCCACATTCAACAGGGGcaagtggcatgtggcaagcgGGGTAGCGGGATAGCGGCCTCCGCCGCCAGCCATAAAAAGTAATTTGCCGCCGCCGAAAATAACAAACGAGCCAAAGCCAGAAACAATTGCGttcaataaaataatttgcaGGCGAAAGGCGGCCAGCCGGAAACACCGAATGTCCCGAGAGGAAGCCCAGAAGAAGCCCAAGGCGGTGAAAGTACTCCCACAACATATGCAATCCATCGTATTTAGATATTTACCGAAGACTTAAGATCCAATAGAGAGAAATTAGGTGTTATTTGCCCAAATAATGCCTTGAATATCCATTAATCAATCGATACTTTGCGGACTACATAAGTATTCGAGCTCTCTCAGTAGGCTTGTCCTCTGTGTCACTTCATATTACAGCGGACATTCCCTTGAAGCTAATGATCTTGGTCTTGATCGCAAACCCGAGCCTCTGATGATAGAAACAAGATCAAGTTTATCTAGATGCTAGCCATGAGAATATTCATAGCTTAAGTTCAAGGTTTATCTTACGGAAGGAGTTACGCTAAACAAGACAGTGAATACTATAATTTATGCTACGGGACAGATCTCAGTATCACTCGTTCTATTCCAGGGGGAGCAGACCTCAGGGGGAGAGACTCCTCACTCCTCTCCCTTTTCCAGAGCAGATTACTGTTGCTCGGTGGCAGATTTTGGTGCATTTCGAAGGGGCAAGCAGGGCCTGGGCTCATCGCCAAGCTTGGCCAGCCCACAGCGACGCCGGTCCGTGCGGTGCCAGTCTGCAGGAAGACGGTTACAGGTTAGAGGTTACACGTTACAGGGAGGTTACACATCTGCGGATCACTCACTGTGGCGCGGCGTGTCGTGGCAGTTGCGTTGGCGCAGCTGGCAGACGTTGGCCAGGAGCTGGCACTCCTTGTGGTTGGTGGTGCGCACGCAGATCTTCGCCGAGTGGGGCGAGCGGCTGCAGTTCACCCGACGGCCGGGGCAGCCGTCGTGGCAGGGGCGTCTGTAGAGGTACCCCACGCCAGCAACGTGGCGGCACTCCCGGGCAGGCACGTGCCCCACAGCGGCTGGCTTCCCATTGTGGTGGGCCTCCAGCAGGTGGCAGATGTTGTTGAAGCGCTGGCACTTCCCATCGGGGAACCTGCCGCAGACGCGCGGGCTGTTCTCCATGCAGACGGGTGGCAGCCTGCAGACAGGCGCTGCTGCACCACCGACTGCCTTcacggtggtggtggtgtgggtCTCGTTTCTGCTGGCACTGGTGCTGCCCGCCagctgaagctgcagcagTGCTGTGGGGAACGTGATTTCTCGGTTAATTCGAGGACGCCGTGGGCCTGTTCCtg
The sequence above is a segment of the Drosophila pseudoobscura strain MV-25-SWS-2005 chromosome X, UCI_Dpse_MV25, whole genome shotgun sequence genome. Coding sequences within it:
- the LOC6902285 gene encoding uncharacterized protein, whose protein sequence is MHSQQWLMPVAMAMVFALLQLQLAGSTSASRNETHTTTTVKAVGGAAAPVCRLPPVCMENSPRVCGRFPDGKCQRFNNICHLLEAHHNGKPAAVGHVPARECRHVAGVGYLYRRPCHDGCPGRRVNCSRSPHSAKICVRTTNHKECQLLANVCQLRQRNCHDTPRHNWHRTDRRRCGLAKLGDEPRPCLPLRNAPKSATEQQ